A genome region from Mycobacterium sp. 050128 includes the following:
- a CDS encoding ISL3 family transposase: MPDATFARPDLTTFCRVDELGLEVTGQHLAADRAVLACRISDDDSWCRRCGEQGTVRDSVTRQLAHEPFGWRPTTLLVTIRRYRCQGCAHVWRQDSGKAAEPRAKLSRRGLRWALEAIVCQHLSVARIAEALAVSWNTANNAVLAEGRRVLIADPDRFDGVRVIGVDEHVWRHTRRGDKYVTVIIDLTPVRDKTGPARLLDMVEGRSKKAFQDWLTDRPKQWRDGVEVVAMDGFSGFKTATTEELPAAATVMDPFHVVRLAGNALDECRRRVQLDTCGHRGRKTDPLYACRRTLQTGADLLTDKQKTRLTALFSIDAHAEVEATWTMYQRCVAAYREPDRSKGRTMMAALITTLSAGVPKALQELLTLGRTLKKRGADVLAYFDRPGTSNGPTEAINGRLEHLRGSALGFRNLTNYIARSLLETGGFKPQLLQPRPSGALNS, translated from the coding sequence GGGCTAGAGGTGACCGGCCAACACCTCGCCGCGGACCGAGCAGTGCTGGCGTGCCGGATCAGCGACGACGACTCGTGGTGTCGGCGCTGCGGCGAACAGGGCACCGTGCGTGACAGCGTCACCCGCCAACTTGCTCACGAGCCGTTCGGATGGCGGCCCACGACCCTACTGGTCACGATCCGCCGCTACCGCTGCCAAGGATGCGCCCATGTGTGGCGCCAAGACAGCGGCAAGGCCGCCGAACCGCGGGCCAAACTGTCCCGGCGCGGATTGCGGTGGGCGCTGGAAGCCATTGTCTGCCAACATCTGTCCGTGGCCCGGATCGCCGAAGCGCTGGCGGTATCGTGGAACACCGCCAACAACGCGGTGCTGGCCGAAGGACGCCGGGTCCTTATCGCCGACCCGGACCGCTTCGACGGTGTGCGGGTGATCGGCGTCGACGAACACGTCTGGCGGCACACCCGCCGCGGCGACAAGTACGTCACCGTCATCATCGATCTGACTCCGGTCCGCGACAAGACCGGCCCGGCCAGGCTGTTGGACATGGTCGAGGGCCGATCCAAGAAGGCATTCCAGGACTGGTTGACCGACCGGCCCAAGCAGTGGCGCGATGGTGTGGAAGTCGTTGCCATGGACGGATTCTCCGGGTTCAAGACCGCCACCACCGAAGAACTACCCGCGGCGGCGACAGTGATGGACCCCTTCCACGTGGTGCGCCTGGCCGGCAACGCCCTCGACGAATGCCGGCGTCGGGTCCAGCTGGACACCTGCGGGCACCGCGGCCGCAAGACCGATCCGCTCTACGCCTGCCGGCGCACCCTGCAGACAGGTGCCGATCTGCTCACCGACAAACAGAAGACCCGGCTGACCGCCCTGTTCTCCATCGACGCCCATGCCGAGGTCGAGGCCACCTGGACGATGTATCAACGCTGCGTGGCTGCCTACCGTGAACCAGACCGCAGCAAGGGCCGCACCATGATGGCCGCGCTGATCACCACGCTAAGCGCCGGTGTCCCCAAAGCCCTGCAGGAATTGCTCACCCTCGGCCGGACCCTCAAGAAGCGGGGCGCCGACGTGCTGGCCTACTTCGACCGGCCCGGCACTTCCAACGGGCCCACCGAAGCGATCAACGGCCGCCTCGAACACCTCCGCGGATCCGCCCTCGGTTTCCGCAATCTGACCAACTACATCGCCCGATCCCTGCTCGAGACCGGAGGCTTCAAACCCCAGCTCCTTCAACCTCGGCCGTCAGGAGCCCTTAACTCGTAG
- a CDS encoding plasmid pRiA4b ORF-3 family protein, producing the protein MSQLVSSSGRGLWLAGGVPKKKRKRESGVSRASADLALLQKLMADAGRDVFAGVFDEPTPVIRAVPERAQGFRVRVDLMYAKPPIWRRLDLPGDLMLDVLHVVLQVAMGWQDGHLHKFGVGADRRSRAYFVTEFDLSEGDEGVAEDSVRLDQVLSDKGDRLFYDYDFGDGWEHVLVVEDVFDDPPPAPVCLKGKMACPPEDCGGLGGYEELAAWVRGGYDPQATPMGLSAEEMRDWLPLGWHPDRFSVAETNDALAALTTS; encoded by the coding sequence ATGAGCCAGCTGGTCTCGAGTAGTGGTCGAGGGCTCTGGTTGGCTGGGGGTGTGCCGAAGAAGAAGCGGAAGAGGGAGAGCGGCGTGTCCCGGGCTAGTGCGGACCTGGCGTTGCTTCAGAAGCTAATGGCCGACGCCGGCCGGGACGTGTTCGCGGGAGTGTTCGATGAGCCGACGCCAGTGATCCGGGCTGTGCCGGAGCGAGCGCAGGGTTTCCGGGTGCGGGTCGACCTGATGTACGCCAAGCCGCCGATCTGGCGTCGTCTCGACCTGCCGGGCGACCTCATGCTCGATGTGCTGCATGTCGTGTTGCAGGTCGCGATGGGCTGGCAGGACGGTCACCTGCACAAGTTCGGTGTCGGGGCTGACCGGCGTAGCCGTGCCTACTTCGTCACCGAGTTCGATCTCAGTGAAGGCGACGAAGGTGTCGCAGAGGACAGCGTGCGGCTCGACCAGGTGTTATCCGATAAGGGCGACCGCCTGTTCTATGACTACGACTTCGGCGACGGATGGGAGCACGTGCTGGTGGTTGAAGACGTTTTTGATGATCCACCCCCGGCTCCGGTCTGTCTGAAGGGCAAGATGGCCTGCCCGCCGGAGGACTGTGGTGGCCTGGGCGGCTATGAGGAGCTCGCTGCATGGGTTCGTGGCGGATACGACCCGCAGGCAACGCCCATGGGGCTCAGTGCTGAGGAGATGCGGGACTGGCTGCCCCTGGGTTGGCATCCCGACCGTTTCTCGGTGGCCGAGACTAACGACGCTCTGGCCGCGCTGACTACGAGTTAA